In a genomic window of Nomascus leucogenys isolate Asia chromosome 4, Asia_NLE_v1, whole genome shotgun sequence:
- the MARK2 gene encoding serine/threonine-protein kinase MARK2 isoform X9: MIRGRNSATSADEQPHIGNYRLLKTIGKGNFAKVKLARHILTGKEVAVKIIDKTQLNSSSLQKLFREVRIMKVLNHPNIVKLFEVIETEKTLYLVMEYASGGEVFDYLVAHGRMKEKEARAKFRQIVSAVQYCHQKFIVHRDLKAENLLLDADMNIKIADFGFSNEFTFGNKLDTFCGSPPYAAPELFQGKKYDGPEVDVWSLGVILYTLVSGSLPFDGQNLKELRERVLRGKYRIPFYMSTDCENLLKKFLILNPSKRGTLEQIMKDRWMNVGHEDDELKPYVEPLPDYKDPRRTELMVSMGYTREEIQDSLVGQRYNEVMATYLLLGYKSSELEGDTITLKPRPSADLTNSSAPSPSHKVQRSVSANPKQRRFSDQAAGPAIPTSNSYSKKTQSNNAENKRPEEDRESGRKASSTAKVPASPLPGLERKKTTPTPSTNSVLSTSTNRSRNSPLLERASLGQASIQNGKDSTAPQRVPVASPSAHNISSSGGAPDRTNFPRGVSSRSTFHAGQLRQVRDQQNLPYGVTPASPSGHSQGRRGASGSIFSKFTSKFVRRNLNEPESKDRVETLRPHVVGSGGNDKEKEEFREAKPRSLRFTWSMKTTSSMEPNEMMREIRKVLDANSCQSELHEKYMLLCMHGTPGHEDFVQWEMEVCKLPRLSLNGVRFKRISGTSMAFKNIASKIANELKL; this comes from the exons ATGATTCGGGGCCGCAACTCAGCCACCTCTGCTGATGAGCAGCCCCACATTGGAAACTACCGGCTCCTCAAGACCATTGGCAAGGGTAACTTTGCCAAGGTGAAGTTGGCCCGACACATCCTGACTGGGAAAGAG GTAGCTGTGAAGATCATTGACAAGACTCAACTGAactcctccagcctccagaaa CTATTCCGTGAAGTAAGAATAATGAAGGTTTTGAATCATCCCAACATAG TTAAATTATTTGAAGTGATTGAGACTGAGAAAACGCTCTACCTTGTCATGGAGTACGCTAGTGGCG GAGAGGTATTTGATTACCTAGTGGCTCATGGcaggatgaaagaaaaagaggctcGAGCCAAATTCCGCCAG atAGTGTCTGCTGTGCAGTACTGTCACCAGAAGTTTATTGTCCATAGAGACTTAAAG GCAGAAAACCTGCTCTTGGATGCTGATATGAACATCAAGATTGCAGACTTTGGCTTCAGCAATGAATTCACCTTTGGGAACAAGCTGGACACCTTCTGTGGCAGTCCCCCTTATGCTGCCCCAGAACTCTTCCAGGGCAAAAAATATGATGGACCCGAGGTGGATGTGTGGAGCCTAGGAGTTATCCTCTATACACTGGTCAGCGGATCCCTGCCTTTTGATGGACAGAACCTCAAG GAGCTGCGGGAACGGGTACTGAGGGGAAAATACCGTATTCCGTTCTACATGTCCACGGACTGTGAAAACCTGCTTAAGAAATTTCTCATTCTTAATCCCAGCAAGAGAGGCACTTTAGAG CAAATCATGAAAGATCGATGGATGAATGTGGGTCACGAAGATGATGAACTAAAGCCTTACGTGGAGCCACTCCCTGACTACAAGGACCCCCGGCGGACAG AGCTGATGGTGTCCATGGGTTATACACGGGAAGAGATCCAGGACTCGCTGGTGGGCCAGAGATACAACGAGGTGATGGCCACTTATCtgctcctgggctacaagagcTCCGAG ctGGAAGGCGACACCATCACCCTGAAACCCCGGCCTTCAGCTGATCTGACCAATAGCAGCGCCCCATCCCCATCCCACAAGGTACAGCGCAGCGTGTCGGCCAATCCCAAGCAGCGGCGCTTCAGCGACCAGG CAGCTGGTCCTGCCATTCCCACCTCTAATTCTTACTCTAAGAAGACTCAGAGTAACAACGCAGAAAATAAGCGGCCTGAGGAGGACCGGGAGTCAGGGCGGAAAGCCAGCAGCACAGCCAAGGTGCCTGCCAGCCCCCTGCCCGGTCTGGAGAGGAAGAAGACCACCCCAACCCCCTCCACG AACAGCGTCCTCTCCACCAGCACAAATCGAAGCAGGAATTCCCCACTTTTGGAGCGGGCCAGCCTCGGCCAGGCCTCCATCCAGAATGGCAAAGACAG CACAGCCCCCCAGCGTGTCCCTGTCGCCTCCCCATCCGCCCACAACATCAGCAGCAGTGGTGGAGCCCCAGACCGAACTAATTTCCCGCGGGGTGTGTCCAGCCGAAGCACCTTCCATGCTGGGCAGCTCCGACAGGTGCGGGACCAGCAGAATTTGCCCTACGGTGTGACCCCAGCCTCTCCCTCTGGCCACAGCCAGGGCCGGCGGGGGGCCTCTGGGAGCATCTTTAGCAAGTTCACCTCCAAGTTTGTACGCAG gaacctgaATGAACCTGAAAGCAAAGACCGAGTGGAGACGCTCAG ACCTCACGTGGTGGGCAGTGGCGGCAacgacaaagaaaaagaagaatttcgGGAGGCCAAGCCCCGCTCCCTCCGCTTCACGTGGAGTATGAAGACCACGAGCTCCATGGAGCCCAACGAGATGATGCGGGAGATCCGCAAGGTGCTGGACGCGAACAGCTGCCAGAGCGAGCTGCATGAGAAGTACATGCTGCTGTGCATGCACGGCACGCCGGGCCACGAGGACTTCGTGCAGTGGGAGATGGAGGTGTGCAAACTGCCGCGGCTCTCTCTCAATGGGGTTCGATTTAAGCGGATATCGGGCACCTCCATGGCCTTCAAAAACATTGCCTCCAAAATAGCCAACGAGCTGAAGCTTTAA
- the MARK2 gene encoding serine/threonine-protein kinase MARK2 isoform X6, translating to MIRGRNSATSADEQPHIGNYRLLKTIGKGNFAKVKLARHILTGKEVAVKIIDKTQLNSSSLQKLFREVRIMKVLNHPNIVKLFEVIETEKTLYLVMEYASGGEVFDYLVAHGRMKEKEARAKFRQIVSAVQYCHQKFIVHRDLKAENLLLDADMNIKIADFGFSNEFTFGNKLDTFCGSPPYAAPELFQGKKYDGPEVDVWSLGVILYTLVSGSLPFDGQNLKELRERVLRGKYRIPFYMSTDCENLLKKFLILNPSKRGTLEQIMKDRWMNVGHEDDELKPYVEPLPDYKDPRRTELMVSMGYTREEIQDSLVGQRYNEVMATYLLLGYKSSELEGDTITLKPRPSADLTNSSAPSPSHKVQRSVSANPKQRRFSDQAAGPAIPTSNSYSKKTQSNNAENKRPEEDRESGRKASSTAKVPASPLPGLERKKTTPTPSTNSVLSTSTNRSRNSPLLERASLGQASIQNGKDSLTMPGSRASTASASAAVSAARPRQHQKSMSASVHPNKASGLPPTESNCEVPRPSTAPQRVPVASPSAHNISSSGGAPDRTNFPRGVSSRSTFHAGQLRQVRDQQNLPYGVTPASPSGHSQGRRGASGSIFSKFTSKFVRRPHVVGSGGNDKEKEEFREAKPRSLRFTWSMKTTSSMEPNEMMREIRKVLDANSCQSELHEKYMLLCMHGTPGHEDFVQWEMEVCKLPRLSLNGVRFKRISGTSMAFKNIASKIANELKL from the exons ATGATTCGGGGCCGCAACTCAGCCACCTCTGCTGATGAGCAGCCCCACATTGGAAACTACCGGCTCCTCAAGACCATTGGCAAGGGTAACTTTGCCAAGGTGAAGTTGGCCCGACACATCCTGACTGGGAAAGAG GTAGCTGTGAAGATCATTGACAAGACTCAACTGAactcctccagcctccagaaa CTATTCCGTGAAGTAAGAATAATGAAGGTTTTGAATCATCCCAACATAG TTAAATTATTTGAAGTGATTGAGACTGAGAAAACGCTCTACCTTGTCATGGAGTACGCTAGTGGCG GAGAGGTATTTGATTACCTAGTGGCTCATGGcaggatgaaagaaaaagaggctcGAGCCAAATTCCGCCAG atAGTGTCTGCTGTGCAGTACTGTCACCAGAAGTTTATTGTCCATAGAGACTTAAAG GCAGAAAACCTGCTCTTGGATGCTGATATGAACATCAAGATTGCAGACTTTGGCTTCAGCAATGAATTCACCTTTGGGAACAAGCTGGACACCTTCTGTGGCAGTCCCCCTTATGCTGCCCCAGAACTCTTCCAGGGCAAAAAATATGATGGACCCGAGGTGGATGTGTGGAGCCTAGGAGTTATCCTCTATACACTGGTCAGCGGATCCCTGCCTTTTGATGGACAGAACCTCAAG GAGCTGCGGGAACGGGTACTGAGGGGAAAATACCGTATTCCGTTCTACATGTCCACGGACTGTGAAAACCTGCTTAAGAAATTTCTCATTCTTAATCCCAGCAAGAGAGGCACTTTAGAG CAAATCATGAAAGATCGATGGATGAATGTGGGTCACGAAGATGATGAACTAAAGCCTTACGTGGAGCCACTCCCTGACTACAAGGACCCCCGGCGGACAG AGCTGATGGTGTCCATGGGTTATACACGGGAAGAGATCCAGGACTCGCTGGTGGGCCAGAGATACAACGAGGTGATGGCCACTTATCtgctcctgggctacaagagcTCCGAG ctGGAAGGCGACACCATCACCCTGAAACCCCGGCCTTCAGCTGATCTGACCAATAGCAGCGCCCCATCCCCATCCCACAAGGTACAGCGCAGCGTGTCGGCCAATCCCAAGCAGCGGCGCTTCAGCGACCAGG CAGCTGGTCCTGCCATTCCCACCTCTAATTCTTACTCTAAGAAGACTCAGAGTAACAACGCAGAAAATAAGCGGCCTGAGGAGGACCGGGAGTCAGGGCGGAAAGCCAGCAGCACAGCCAAGGTGCCTGCCAGCCCCCTGCCCGGTCTGGAGAGGAAGAAGACCACCCCAACCCCCTCCACG AACAGCGTCCTCTCCACCAGCACAAATCGAAGCAGGAATTCCCCACTTTTGGAGCGGGCCAGCCTCGGCCAGGCCTCCATCCAGAATGGCAAAGACAG CCTAACCATGCCAGGGTCCCGGGCCTCCACGGCTTCTGCTTCTGCCGCAGTCTCTGCGGCCCGGCCCCGCCAGCACCAGAAATCCATGTCGGCCTCCGTGCACCCCAACAAGGCCTCTGGGCTGCCCCCCACGGAGAGTAACTGTGAGGTGCCGCGGCCCAG CACAGCCCCCCAGCGTGTCCCTGTCGCCTCCCCATCCGCCCACAACATCAGCAGCAGTGGTGGAGCCCCAGACCGAACTAATTTCCCGCGGGGTGTGTCCAGCCGAAGCACCTTCCATGCTGGGCAGCTCCGACAGGTGCGGGACCAGCAGAATTTGCCCTACGGTGTGACCCCAGCCTCTCCCTCTGGCCACAGCCAGGGCCGGCGGGGGGCCTCTGGGAGCATCTTTAGCAAGTTCACCTCCAAGTTTGTACGCAG ACCTCACGTGGTGGGCAGTGGCGGCAacgacaaagaaaaagaagaatttcgGGAGGCCAAGCCCCGCTCCCTCCGCTTCACGTGGAGTATGAAGACCACGAGCTCCATGGAGCCCAACGAGATGATGCGGGAGATCCGCAAGGTGCTGGACGCGAACAGCTGCCAGAGCGAGCTGCATGAGAAGTACATGCTGCTGTGCATGCACGGCACGCCGGGCCACGAGGACTTCGTGCAGTGGGAGATGGAGGTGTGCAAACTGCCGCGGCTCTCTCTCAATGGGGTTCGATTTAAGCGGATATCGGGCACCTCCATGGCCTTCAAAAACATTGCCTCCAAAATAGCCAACGAGCTGAAGCTTTAA
- the MARK2 gene encoding serine/threonine-protein kinase MARK2 isoform X7, translating to MIRGRNSATSADEQPHIGNYRLLKTIGKGNFAKVKLARHILTGKEVAVKIIDKTQLNSSSLQKLFREVRIMKVLNHPNIVKLFEVIETEKTLYLVMEYASGGEVFDYLVAHGRMKEKEARAKFRQIVSAVQYCHQKFIVHRDLKAENLLLDADMNIKIADFGFSNEFTFGNKLDTFCGSPPYAAPELFQGKKYDGPEVDVWSLGVILYTLVSGSLPFDGQNLKELRERVLRGKYRIPFYMSTDCENLLKKFLILNPSKRGTLEQIMKDRWMNVGHEDDELKPYVEPLPDYKDPRRTELMVSMGYTREEIQDSLVGQRYNEVMATYLLLGYKSSELEGDTITLKPRPSADLTNSSAPSPSHKVQRSVSANPKQRRFSDQAAGPAIPTSNSYSKKTQSNNAENKRPEEDRESGRKASSTAKVPASPLPGLERKKTTPTPSTNSVLSTSTNRSRNSPLLERASLGQASIQNGKDSTAPQRVPVASPSAHNISSSGGAPDRTNFPRGVSSRSTFHAGQLRQVRDQQNLPYGVTPASPSGHSQGRRGASGSIFSKFTSKFVRRNLSFRFARRNLNEPESKDRVETLRPHVVGSGGNDKEKEEFREAKPRSLRFTWSMKTTSSMEPNEMMREIRKVLDANSCQSELHEKYMLLCMHGTPGHEDFVQWEMEVCKLPRLSLNGVRFKRISGTSMAFKNIASKIANELKL from the exons ATGATTCGGGGCCGCAACTCAGCCACCTCTGCTGATGAGCAGCCCCACATTGGAAACTACCGGCTCCTCAAGACCATTGGCAAGGGTAACTTTGCCAAGGTGAAGTTGGCCCGACACATCCTGACTGGGAAAGAG GTAGCTGTGAAGATCATTGACAAGACTCAACTGAactcctccagcctccagaaa CTATTCCGTGAAGTAAGAATAATGAAGGTTTTGAATCATCCCAACATAG TTAAATTATTTGAAGTGATTGAGACTGAGAAAACGCTCTACCTTGTCATGGAGTACGCTAGTGGCG GAGAGGTATTTGATTACCTAGTGGCTCATGGcaggatgaaagaaaaagaggctcGAGCCAAATTCCGCCAG atAGTGTCTGCTGTGCAGTACTGTCACCAGAAGTTTATTGTCCATAGAGACTTAAAG GCAGAAAACCTGCTCTTGGATGCTGATATGAACATCAAGATTGCAGACTTTGGCTTCAGCAATGAATTCACCTTTGGGAACAAGCTGGACACCTTCTGTGGCAGTCCCCCTTATGCTGCCCCAGAACTCTTCCAGGGCAAAAAATATGATGGACCCGAGGTGGATGTGTGGAGCCTAGGAGTTATCCTCTATACACTGGTCAGCGGATCCCTGCCTTTTGATGGACAGAACCTCAAG GAGCTGCGGGAACGGGTACTGAGGGGAAAATACCGTATTCCGTTCTACATGTCCACGGACTGTGAAAACCTGCTTAAGAAATTTCTCATTCTTAATCCCAGCAAGAGAGGCACTTTAGAG CAAATCATGAAAGATCGATGGATGAATGTGGGTCACGAAGATGATGAACTAAAGCCTTACGTGGAGCCACTCCCTGACTACAAGGACCCCCGGCGGACAG AGCTGATGGTGTCCATGGGTTATACACGGGAAGAGATCCAGGACTCGCTGGTGGGCCAGAGATACAACGAGGTGATGGCCACTTATCtgctcctgggctacaagagcTCCGAG ctGGAAGGCGACACCATCACCCTGAAACCCCGGCCTTCAGCTGATCTGACCAATAGCAGCGCCCCATCCCCATCCCACAAGGTACAGCGCAGCGTGTCGGCCAATCCCAAGCAGCGGCGCTTCAGCGACCAGG CAGCTGGTCCTGCCATTCCCACCTCTAATTCTTACTCTAAGAAGACTCAGAGTAACAACGCAGAAAATAAGCGGCCTGAGGAGGACCGGGAGTCAGGGCGGAAAGCCAGCAGCACAGCCAAGGTGCCTGCCAGCCCCCTGCCCGGTCTGGAGAGGAAGAAGACCACCCCAACCCCCTCCACG AACAGCGTCCTCTCCACCAGCACAAATCGAAGCAGGAATTCCCCACTTTTGGAGCGGGCCAGCCTCGGCCAGGCCTCCATCCAGAATGGCAAAGACAG CACAGCCCCCCAGCGTGTCCCTGTCGCCTCCCCATCCGCCCACAACATCAGCAGCAGTGGTGGAGCCCCAGACCGAACTAATTTCCCGCGGGGTGTGTCCAGCCGAAGCACCTTCCATGCTGGGCAGCTCCGACAGGTGCGGGACCAGCAGAATTTGCCCTACGGTGTGACCCCAGCCTCTCCCTCTGGCCACAGCCAGGGCCGGCGGGGGGCCTCTGGGAGCATCTTTAGCAAGTTCACCTCCAAGTTTGTACGCAG aaatcTGTCTTTCAGGTTTGCCAGAAG gaacctgaATGAACCTGAAAGCAAAGACCGAGTGGAGACGCTCAG ACCTCACGTGGTGGGCAGTGGCGGCAacgacaaagaaaaagaagaatttcgGGAGGCCAAGCCCCGCTCCCTCCGCTTCACGTGGAGTATGAAGACCACGAGCTCCATGGAGCCCAACGAGATGATGCGGGAGATCCGCAAGGTGCTGGACGCGAACAGCTGCCAGAGCGAGCTGCATGAGAAGTACATGCTGCTGTGCATGCACGGCACGCCGGGCCACGAGGACTTCGTGCAGTGGGAGATGGAGGTGTGCAAACTGCCGCGGCTCTCTCTCAATGGGGTTCGATTTAAGCGGATATCGGGCACCTCCATGGCCTTCAAAAACATTGCCTCCAAAATAGCCAACGAGCTGAAGCTTTAA
- the MARK2 gene encoding serine/threonine-protein kinase MARK2 isoform X4 has translation MIRGRNSATSADEQPHIGNYRLLKTIGKGNFAKVKLARHILTGKEVAVKIIDKTQLNSSSLQKLFREVRIMKVLNHPNIVKLFEVIETEKTLYLVMEYASGGEVFDYLVAHGRMKEKEARAKFRQIVSAVQYCHQKFIVHRDLKAENLLLDADMNIKIADFGFSNEFTFGNKLDTFCGSPPYAAPELFQGKKYDGPEVDVWSLGVILYTLVSGSLPFDGQNLKELRERVLRGKYRIPFYMSTDCENLLKKFLILNPSKRGTLEQIMKDRWMNVGHEDDELKPYVEPLPDYKDPRRTELMVSMGYTREEIQDSLVGQRYNEVMATYLLLGYKSSELEGDTITLKPRPSADLTNSSAPSPSHKVQRSVSANPKQRRFSDQAGPAIPTSNSYSKKTQSNNAENKRPEEDRESGRKASSTAKVPASPLPGLERKKTTPTPSTNSVLSTSTNRSRNSPLLERASLGQASIQNGKDSLTMPGSRASTASASAAVSAARPRQHQKSMSASVHPNKASGLPPTESNCEVPRPSTAPQRVPVASPSAHNISSSGGAPDRTNFPRGVSSRSTFHAGQLRQVRDQQNLPYGVTPASPSGHSQGRRGASGSIFSKFTSKFVRRNLNEPESKDRVETLRPHVVGSGGNDKEKEEFREAKPRSLRFTWSMKTTSSMEPNEMMREIRKVLDANSCQSELHEKYMLLCMHGTPGHEDFVQWEMEVCKLPRLSLNGVRFKRISGTSMAFKNIASKIANELKL, from the exons ATGATTCGGGGCCGCAACTCAGCCACCTCTGCTGATGAGCAGCCCCACATTGGAAACTACCGGCTCCTCAAGACCATTGGCAAGGGTAACTTTGCCAAGGTGAAGTTGGCCCGACACATCCTGACTGGGAAAGAG GTAGCTGTGAAGATCATTGACAAGACTCAACTGAactcctccagcctccagaaa CTATTCCGTGAAGTAAGAATAATGAAGGTTTTGAATCATCCCAACATAG TTAAATTATTTGAAGTGATTGAGACTGAGAAAACGCTCTACCTTGTCATGGAGTACGCTAGTGGCG GAGAGGTATTTGATTACCTAGTGGCTCATGGcaggatgaaagaaaaagaggctcGAGCCAAATTCCGCCAG atAGTGTCTGCTGTGCAGTACTGTCACCAGAAGTTTATTGTCCATAGAGACTTAAAG GCAGAAAACCTGCTCTTGGATGCTGATATGAACATCAAGATTGCAGACTTTGGCTTCAGCAATGAATTCACCTTTGGGAACAAGCTGGACACCTTCTGTGGCAGTCCCCCTTATGCTGCCCCAGAACTCTTCCAGGGCAAAAAATATGATGGACCCGAGGTGGATGTGTGGAGCCTAGGAGTTATCCTCTATACACTGGTCAGCGGATCCCTGCCTTTTGATGGACAGAACCTCAAG GAGCTGCGGGAACGGGTACTGAGGGGAAAATACCGTATTCCGTTCTACATGTCCACGGACTGTGAAAACCTGCTTAAGAAATTTCTCATTCTTAATCCCAGCAAGAGAGGCACTTTAGAG CAAATCATGAAAGATCGATGGATGAATGTGGGTCACGAAGATGATGAACTAAAGCCTTACGTGGAGCCACTCCCTGACTACAAGGACCCCCGGCGGACAG AGCTGATGGTGTCCATGGGTTATACACGGGAAGAGATCCAGGACTCGCTGGTGGGCCAGAGATACAACGAGGTGATGGCCACTTATCtgctcctgggctacaagagcTCCGAG ctGGAAGGCGACACCATCACCCTGAAACCCCGGCCTTCAGCTGATCTGACCAATAGCAGCGCCCCATCCCCATCCCACAAGGTACAGCGCAGCGTGTCGGCCAATCCCAAGCAGCGGCGCTTCAGCGACCAGG CTGGTCCTGCCATTCCCACCTCTAATTCTTACTCTAAGAAGACTCAGAGTAACAACGCAGAAAATAAGCGGCCTGAGGAGGACCGGGAGTCAGGGCGGAAAGCCAGCAGCACAGCCAAGGTGCCTGCCAGCCCCCTGCCCGGTCTGGAGAGGAAGAAGACCACCCCAACCCCCTCCACG AACAGCGTCCTCTCCACCAGCACAAATCGAAGCAGGAATTCCCCACTTTTGGAGCGGGCCAGCCTCGGCCAGGCCTCCATCCAGAATGGCAAAGACAG CCTAACCATGCCAGGGTCCCGGGCCTCCACGGCTTCTGCTTCTGCCGCAGTCTCTGCGGCCCGGCCCCGCCAGCACCAGAAATCCATGTCGGCCTCCGTGCACCCCAACAAGGCCTCTGGGCTGCCCCCCACGGAGAGTAACTGTGAGGTGCCGCGGCCCAG CACAGCCCCCCAGCGTGTCCCTGTCGCCTCCCCATCCGCCCACAACATCAGCAGCAGTGGTGGAGCCCCAGACCGAACTAATTTCCCGCGGGGTGTGTCCAGCCGAAGCACCTTCCATGCTGGGCAGCTCCGACAGGTGCGGGACCAGCAGAATTTGCCCTACGGTGTGACCCCAGCCTCTCCCTCTGGCCACAGCCAGGGCCGGCGGGGGGCCTCTGGGAGCATCTTTAGCAAGTTCACCTCCAAGTTTGTACGCAG gaacctgaATGAACCTGAAAGCAAAGACCGAGTGGAGACGCTCAG ACCTCACGTGGTGGGCAGTGGCGGCAacgacaaagaaaaagaagaatttcgGGAGGCCAAGCCCCGCTCCCTCCGCTTCACGTGGAGTATGAAGACCACGAGCTCCATGGAGCCCAACGAGATGATGCGGGAGATCCGCAAGGTGCTGGACGCGAACAGCTGCCAGAGCGAGCTGCATGAGAAGTACATGCTGCTGTGCATGCACGGCACGCCGGGCCACGAGGACTTCGTGCAGTGGGAGATGGAGGTGTGCAAACTGCCGCGGCTCTCTCTCAATGGGGTTCGATTTAAGCGGATATCGGGCACCTCCATGGCCTTCAAAAACATTGCCTCCAAAATAGCCAACGAGCTGAAGCTTTAA
- the MARK2 gene encoding serine/threonine-protein kinase MARK2 isoform X3, which yields MIRGRNSATSADEQPHIGNYRLLKTIGKGNFAKVKLARHILTGKEVAVKIIDKTQLNSSSLQKLFREVRIMKVLNHPNIVKLFEVIETEKTLYLVMEYASGGEVFDYLVAHGRMKEKEARAKFRQIVSAVQYCHQKFIVHRDLKAENLLLDADMNIKIADFGFSNEFTFGNKLDTFCGSPPYAAPELFQGKKYDGPEVDVWSLGVILYTLVSGSLPFDGQNLKELRERVLRGKYRIPFYMSTDCENLLKKFLILNPSKRGTLEQIMKDRWMNVGHEDDELKPYVEPLPDYKDPRRTELMVSMGYTREEIQDSLVGQRYNEVMATYLLLGYKSSELEGDTITLKPRPSADLTNSSAPSPSHKVQRSVSANPKQRRFSDQAAGPAIPTSNSYSKKTQSNNAENKRPEEDRESGRKASSTAKVPASPLPGLERKKTTPTPSTNSVLSTSTNRSRNSPLLERASLGQASIQNGKDSLTMPGSRASTASASAAVSAARPRQHQKSMSASVHPNKASGLPPTESNCEVPRPSTAPQRVPVASPSAHNISSSGGAPDRTNFPRGVSSRSTFHAGQLRQVRDQQNLPYGVTPASPSGHSQGRRGASGSIFSKFTSKFVRRNLNEPESKDRVETLRPHVVGSGGNDKEKEEFREAKPRSLRFTWSMKTTSSMEPNEMMREIRKVLDANSCQSELHEKYMLLCMHGTPGHEDFVQWEMEVCKLPRLSLNGVRFKRISGTSMAFKNIASKIANELKL from the exons ATGATTCGGGGCCGCAACTCAGCCACCTCTGCTGATGAGCAGCCCCACATTGGAAACTACCGGCTCCTCAAGACCATTGGCAAGGGTAACTTTGCCAAGGTGAAGTTGGCCCGACACATCCTGACTGGGAAAGAG GTAGCTGTGAAGATCATTGACAAGACTCAACTGAactcctccagcctccagaaa CTATTCCGTGAAGTAAGAATAATGAAGGTTTTGAATCATCCCAACATAG TTAAATTATTTGAAGTGATTGAGACTGAGAAAACGCTCTACCTTGTCATGGAGTACGCTAGTGGCG GAGAGGTATTTGATTACCTAGTGGCTCATGGcaggatgaaagaaaaagaggctcGAGCCAAATTCCGCCAG atAGTGTCTGCTGTGCAGTACTGTCACCAGAAGTTTATTGTCCATAGAGACTTAAAG GCAGAAAACCTGCTCTTGGATGCTGATATGAACATCAAGATTGCAGACTTTGGCTTCAGCAATGAATTCACCTTTGGGAACAAGCTGGACACCTTCTGTGGCAGTCCCCCTTATGCTGCCCCAGAACTCTTCCAGGGCAAAAAATATGATGGACCCGAGGTGGATGTGTGGAGCCTAGGAGTTATCCTCTATACACTGGTCAGCGGATCCCTGCCTTTTGATGGACAGAACCTCAAG GAGCTGCGGGAACGGGTACTGAGGGGAAAATACCGTATTCCGTTCTACATGTCCACGGACTGTGAAAACCTGCTTAAGAAATTTCTCATTCTTAATCCCAGCAAGAGAGGCACTTTAGAG CAAATCATGAAAGATCGATGGATGAATGTGGGTCACGAAGATGATGAACTAAAGCCTTACGTGGAGCCACTCCCTGACTACAAGGACCCCCGGCGGACAG AGCTGATGGTGTCCATGGGTTATACACGGGAAGAGATCCAGGACTCGCTGGTGGGCCAGAGATACAACGAGGTGATGGCCACTTATCtgctcctgggctacaagagcTCCGAG ctGGAAGGCGACACCATCACCCTGAAACCCCGGCCTTCAGCTGATCTGACCAATAGCAGCGCCCCATCCCCATCCCACAAGGTACAGCGCAGCGTGTCGGCCAATCCCAAGCAGCGGCGCTTCAGCGACCAGG CAGCTGGTCCTGCCATTCCCACCTCTAATTCTTACTCTAAGAAGACTCAGAGTAACAACGCAGAAAATAAGCGGCCTGAGGAGGACCGGGAGTCAGGGCGGAAAGCCAGCAGCACAGCCAAGGTGCCTGCCAGCCCCCTGCCCGGTCTGGAGAGGAAGAAGACCACCCCAACCCCCTCCACG AACAGCGTCCTCTCCACCAGCACAAATCGAAGCAGGAATTCCCCACTTTTGGAGCGGGCCAGCCTCGGCCAGGCCTCCATCCAGAATGGCAAAGACAG CCTAACCATGCCAGGGTCCCGGGCCTCCACGGCTTCTGCTTCTGCCGCAGTCTCTGCGGCCCGGCCCCGCCAGCACCAGAAATCCATGTCGGCCTCCGTGCACCCCAACAAGGCCTCTGGGCTGCCCCCCACGGAGAGTAACTGTGAGGTGCCGCGGCCCAG CACAGCCCCCCAGCGTGTCCCTGTCGCCTCCCCATCCGCCCACAACATCAGCAGCAGTGGTGGAGCCCCAGACCGAACTAATTTCCCGCGGGGTGTGTCCAGCCGAAGCACCTTCCATGCTGGGCAGCTCCGACAGGTGCGGGACCAGCAGAATTTGCCCTACGGTGTGACCCCAGCCTCTCCCTCTGGCCACAGCCAGGGCCGGCGGGGGGCCTCTGGGAGCATCTTTAGCAAGTTCACCTCCAAGTTTGTACGCAG gaacctgaATGAACCTGAAAGCAAAGACCGAGTGGAGACGCTCAG ACCTCACGTGGTGGGCAGTGGCGGCAacgacaaagaaaaagaagaatttcgGGAGGCCAAGCCCCGCTCCCTCCGCTTCACGTGGAGTATGAAGACCACGAGCTCCATGGAGCCCAACGAGATGATGCGGGAGATCCGCAAGGTGCTGGACGCGAACAGCTGCCAGAGCGAGCTGCATGAGAAGTACATGCTGCTGTGCATGCACGGCACGCCGGGCCACGAGGACTTCGTGCAGTGGGAGATGGAGGTGTGCAAACTGCCGCGGCTCTCTCTCAATGGGGTTCGATTTAAGCGGATATCGGGCACCTCCATGGCCTTCAAAAACATTGCCTCCAAAATAGCCAACGAGCTGAAGCTTTAA